From Drosophila yakuba strain Tai18E2 chromosome 2L, Prin_Dyak_Tai18E2_2.1, whole genome shotgun sequence, one genomic window encodes:
- the LOC6527397 gene encoding aly/REF export factor 2, which produces MLNKMEMSLDDIIKLNLGFKNKVRRGQKEKVRKTTAEGGFKGIRRTRNATGFIQKTKFQQGRTFREPKRPTFLMVCNLDYGVNDDDIMELFNESGLVQQGLVHYDREGNSLGTAQLMCKYRADAMKIIKQFHGVFLDGRRLKLHLIQKTRDFKRPDGESRSLQSGSLQSRPFKNHYYQPRPFRPAAFKTLTFSPRPFERDGIQVDSSSYESLVSEPIFRAKSNGGTFRKSGLRNSNRNSTPHKNAYRNNDFIH; this is translated from the coding sequence ATGTTAAATAAGATGGAAATGAGTCTAGACGACATCATCAAGTTGAACCTTggttttaaaaacaaagttcGTCGTggtcaaaaagaaaaagttcgTAAAACTACTGCAGAAGGCGGCTTCAAAGGTATTCGAAGGACTCGCAACGCAACTGGATTCATACAGAAGACCAAGTTCCAACAGGGAAGAACTTTTAGGGAACCAAAAAGACCCACTTTTCTCATGGTTTGCAATTTGGACTACGGAGTGAATGACGACGACATCATGGAGCTCTTCAACGAAAGCGGACTGGTGCAGCAAGGGTTGGTCCACTACGATCGCGAGGGCAACTCATTGGGCACCGCTCAATTGATGTGTAAATATCGCGCCGATGCCATGAAGATCATCAAGCAGTTCCACGGAGTCTTTTTGGACGGACGCCGATTGAAGCTACATCTCATACAAAAAACACGCGATTTCAAACGCCCTGATGGTGAATCTCGTTCATTGCAGAGTGGATCCTTGCAGTCTCGTCCTTTCAAGAATCATTATTACCAGCCTCGTCCTTTCAGGCCTGCTGCCTTCAAGACACTGACATTCTCGCCTCGTCCTTTTGAGCGCGATGGCATCCAAGTGGATTCTTCGTCTTACGAAAGCCTCGTATCAGAACCCATTTTTAGGGCCAAATCGAATGGAGGGACCTTCCGAAAGTCTGGTTTGCGTAACAGCAATCGCAATTCAACTCCACATAAGAATGCATACAGAAATAATGATTTTATCCACTAA